In Sphaeramia orbicularis chromosome 7, fSphaOr1.1, whole genome shotgun sequence, one genomic interval encodes:
- the LOC115422371 gene encoding cyclin-dependent kinase 17-like isoform X2 — protein MDRMKIIKRRLSMSLRSARPVDDSLSELAEQMALDEPSAARDNEPMVVCPVHPPASHSAPSFLRQYAGHLGRTALRRELGGGLERDRAYLNLHRTGSLGIVHENVKMGSDGESDQASGTSSDEVQSPVRVRMRNNHHRRISNEDINKRLSLPADIRLPEGYLEKFAMNSPPFDKPMSRRLRRASLSEIGFGKLETYIKLDKLGEGTYATVFKGRSKLTDNLVALKEIRLEHEEGAPCTAIREVSLLKDLKHANIVTLHDIIHTDKCLTLVFEYLEKDLKQYMDDCGSIMSVHNVKIFLFQLLRGLAYCHRRKVLHRDLKPQNLLINEKGELKLADFGLARAKSVPTKTYSNEVVTLWYRPPDVLLGSTEYSTPIDMWGVGCIFYEMITGRPLFPGSTVEDELHLIFRILGTPTEETWPGITTSEEFKTYNFPQYKAEPLVNHAPRIDNDGHDLLSMLLQFEAKKRVSAEDALRHSYFRSLGEQVQTLADTASIFSVKGVQLQRDPGKRSSVYPESSQGKSRRQSVLF, from the exons ATGGACAGGATGAAGATAATCAAGCGGCGCCTGTCCATGTCTTTACGCAGTGCTCGGCCTGTGGATGACTCTTTATCCGAACTGGCAGAACAGATGGCTTTGGATGAGCCGTCCGCAGCCAGGGACAATG AGCCCATGGTGGTGTGCCCCGTGCACCCTCCCGCCTCTCACAGTGCGCCCTCCTTCCTACGCCAATACGCTGGTCATCTTGGCCGAACCGCCTTACGCAGAGAGCTGGGAGGGGGGCTGGAGAGAGACAGAGCGTACCTGAACCTGCACAGGACTGGATCTCTGg GTATCGTCCATGAGAATGTGAAGATGGGTTCAGATGGGGAGAGCGACCAGGCATCGGGAACGTCATCCGATGAAGTCCAGAGTCCAGTCAGGGTCCGAATGAGGAACAATCACCACCGGCGCATCTCTAATGAG GACATAAACAAACGTTTGTCACTCCCAGCTGATATCAGGCTACCGGAGGGCTATTTAGAGAAGTTTGCCATGAACAGTCCACCCTTTGACAAACCGATGAGCCGCAGGCTACGACGCGCTTCATTG TCTGAAATTGGCTTCGGAAAACTCGAGACCTACATCAAACTCGACAAACTGGGGGAG GGCACCTATGCGACAGTGTTTAAGGGTCGAAGCAAGTTAACAGACAACTTAGTGGCTCTGAAGGAGATTCGACTGGAGCATGAGGAGGGCGCACCCTGCACAGCGATCAGAGAAG TGTCTCTACTGAAAGACTTGAAGCACGCCAATATTGTCACCCTCCATGACATTATCCACACTGACAAGTGCCTCACACTCGTTTTTGAGTACCTG GAAAAAGACCTGAAGCAGTATATGGATGACTGTGGAAGCATTATGAGTGTTCACAATGTTAAG ATCTTCCTTTTCCAGCTGTTGCGGGGTCTGGCTTACTGCCACAGAAGGAAGGTCCTTCACAGAGACCTCAAACCCCAGAACCTGCTCATCAATGAAAAGGGAGAGCTCAAACTGGCAGACTTTG GTCTGGCACGAGCCAAGTCTGTTCCTACAAAGACCTACTCAAATGAAGTTGTGACATTATGGTACCGACCACCAGATGTGCTTCTGGGCTCCACTGAATACTCCACACCTATCGACATGTG GGGTGTTGGCTGCATCTTTTATGAAATGATCACAGGCAGGCCTCTCTTTCCTGGATCGACCGTGGAAGACGAGCTTCACCTCATATTTCGCATCCTTG GTACTCCTACTGAAGAGACTTGGCCGGGTATCACTACTAGTGAAGAGTTTAAAACCTATAATTTCCCTCAGTATAAAGCAGAACCGCTGGTCAACCACGCACCCAG GATAGACAATGATGGTCACGACTTGCTTTCAATGCTCCTACAG TTTGAAGCTAAGAAGCGCGTATCAGCAGAGGATGCTCTCAGACATTCGTATTTCCGAAGTCTTGGGGAGCAGGTTCAGACACTGGCTGACA ctgCATCCATCTTCTCTGTAAAAGGCGTTCAGCTTCAGAGAGACCCAGGGAAGAGATCTTCAGTTTACCCTGAGTCAT
- the LOC115422371 gene encoding cyclin-dependent kinase 17-like isoform X1 — MDRMKIIKRRLSMSLRSARPVDDSLSELAEQMALDEPSAARDNEPMVVCPVHPPASHSAPSFLRQYAGHLGRTALRRELGGGLERDRAYLNLHRTGSLGIVHENVKMGSDGESDQASGTSSDEVQSPVRVRMRNNHHRRISNEDINKRLSLPADIRLPEGYLEKFAMNSPPFDKPMSRRLRRASLSEIGFGKLETYIKLDKLGEGTYATVFKGRSKLTDNLVALKEIRLEHEEGAPCTAIREVSLLKDLKHANIVTLHDIIHTDKCLTLVFEYLEKDLKQYMDDCGSIMSVHNVKIFLFQLLRGLAYCHRRKVLHRDLKPQNLLINEKGELKLADFGLARAKSVPTKTYSNEVVTLWYRPPDVLLGSTEYSTPIDMWGVGCIFYEMITGRPLFPGSTVEDELHLIFRILGTPTEETWPGITTSEEFKTYNFPQYKAEPLVNHAPRIDNDGHDLLSMLLQFEAKKRVSAEDALRHSYFRSLGEQVQTLADTASIFSVKGVQLQRDPGKRSSVYPESSMAHKLGSAPSQYFQREAANPRAQSHTLSSTSTG, encoded by the exons ATGGACAGGATGAAGATAATCAAGCGGCGCCTGTCCATGTCTTTACGCAGTGCTCGGCCTGTGGATGACTCTTTATCCGAACTGGCAGAACAGATGGCTTTGGATGAGCCGTCCGCAGCCAGGGACAATG AGCCCATGGTGGTGTGCCCCGTGCACCCTCCCGCCTCTCACAGTGCGCCCTCCTTCCTACGCCAATACGCTGGTCATCTTGGCCGAACCGCCTTACGCAGAGAGCTGGGAGGGGGGCTGGAGAGAGACAGAGCGTACCTGAACCTGCACAGGACTGGATCTCTGg GTATCGTCCATGAGAATGTGAAGATGGGTTCAGATGGGGAGAGCGACCAGGCATCGGGAACGTCATCCGATGAAGTCCAGAGTCCAGTCAGGGTCCGAATGAGGAACAATCACCACCGGCGCATCTCTAATGAG GACATAAACAAACGTTTGTCACTCCCAGCTGATATCAGGCTACCGGAGGGCTATTTAGAGAAGTTTGCCATGAACAGTCCACCCTTTGACAAACCGATGAGCCGCAGGCTACGACGCGCTTCATTG TCTGAAATTGGCTTCGGAAAACTCGAGACCTACATCAAACTCGACAAACTGGGGGAG GGCACCTATGCGACAGTGTTTAAGGGTCGAAGCAAGTTAACAGACAACTTAGTGGCTCTGAAGGAGATTCGACTGGAGCATGAGGAGGGCGCACCCTGCACAGCGATCAGAGAAG TGTCTCTACTGAAAGACTTGAAGCACGCCAATATTGTCACCCTCCATGACATTATCCACACTGACAAGTGCCTCACACTCGTTTTTGAGTACCTG GAAAAAGACCTGAAGCAGTATATGGATGACTGTGGAAGCATTATGAGTGTTCACAATGTTAAG ATCTTCCTTTTCCAGCTGTTGCGGGGTCTGGCTTACTGCCACAGAAGGAAGGTCCTTCACAGAGACCTCAAACCCCAGAACCTGCTCATCAATGAAAAGGGAGAGCTCAAACTGGCAGACTTTG GTCTGGCACGAGCCAAGTCTGTTCCTACAAAGACCTACTCAAATGAAGTTGTGACATTATGGTACCGACCACCAGATGTGCTTCTGGGCTCCACTGAATACTCCACACCTATCGACATGTG GGGTGTTGGCTGCATCTTTTATGAAATGATCACAGGCAGGCCTCTCTTTCCTGGATCGACCGTGGAAGACGAGCTTCACCTCATATTTCGCATCCTTG GTACTCCTACTGAAGAGACTTGGCCGGGTATCACTACTAGTGAAGAGTTTAAAACCTATAATTTCCCTCAGTATAAAGCAGAACCGCTGGTCAACCACGCACCCAG GATAGACAATGATGGTCACGACTTGCTTTCAATGCTCCTACAG TTTGAAGCTAAGAAGCGCGTATCAGCAGAGGATGCTCTCAGACATTCGTATTTCCGAAGTCTTGGGGAGCAGGTTCAGACACTGGCTGACA ctgCATCCATCTTCTCTGTAAAAGGCGTTCAGCTTCAGAGAGACCCAGGGAAGAGATCTTCAGTTTACCCTGAGTCAT CGATGGCCCATAAGCTAGGCTCCGCCCCCTCGCAGTACTTCCAGAGAGAGGCAGCCAATCCCAGGGCTCAGAGTCACACTCTCTCCTCCACTTCCACTGGCTGA
- the LOC115422371 gene encoding cyclin-dependent kinase 17-like isoform X4: MDRMKIIKRRLSMSLRSARPVDDSLSELAEQMALDEPSAARDNGIVHENVKMGSDGESDQASGTSSDEVQSPVRVRMRNNHHRRISNEDINKRLSLPADIRLPEGYLEKFAMNSPPFDKPMSRRLRRASLSEIGFGKLETYIKLDKLGEGTYATVFKGRSKLTDNLVALKEIRLEHEEGAPCTAIREVSLLKDLKHANIVTLHDIIHTDKCLTLVFEYLEKDLKQYMDDCGSIMSVHNVKIFLFQLLRGLAYCHRRKVLHRDLKPQNLLINEKGELKLADFGLARAKSVPTKTYSNEVVTLWYRPPDVLLGSTEYSTPIDMWGVGCIFYEMITGRPLFPGSTVEDELHLIFRILGTPTEETWPGITTSEEFKTYNFPQYKAEPLVNHAPRIDNDGHDLLSMLLQFEAKKRVSAEDALRHSYFRSLGEQVQTLADTASIFSVKGVQLQRDPGKRSSVYPESSMAHKLGSAPSQYFQREAANPRAQSHTLSSTSTG; this comes from the exons ATGGACAGGATGAAGATAATCAAGCGGCGCCTGTCCATGTCTTTACGCAGTGCTCGGCCTGTGGATGACTCTTTATCCGAACTGGCAGAACAGATGGCTTTGGATGAGCCGTCCGCAGCCAGGGACAATG GTATCGTCCATGAGAATGTGAAGATGGGTTCAGATGGGGAGAGCGACCAGGCATCGGGAACGTCATCCGATGAAGTCCAGAGTCCAGTCAGGGTCCGAATGAGGAACAATCACCACCGGCGCATCTCTAATGAG GACATAAACAAACGTTTGTCACTCCCAGCTGATATCAGGCTACCGGAGGGCTATTTAGAGAAGTTTGCCATGAACAGTCCACCCTTTGACAAACCGATGAGCCGCAGGCTACGACGCGCTTCATTG TCTGAAATTGGCTTCGGAAAACTCGAGACCTACATCAAACTCGACAAACTGGGGGAG GGCACCTATGCGACAGTGTTTAAGGGTCGAAGCAAGTTAACAGACAACTTAGTGGCTCTGAAGGAGATTCGACTGGAGCATGAGGAGGGCGCACCCTGCACAGCGATCAGAGAAG TGTCTCTACTGAAAGACTTGAAGCACGCCAATATTGTCACCCTCCATGACATTATCCACACTGACAAGTGCCTCACACTCGTTTTTGAGTACCTG GAAAAAGACCTGAAGCAGTATATGGATGACTGTGGAAGCATTATGAGTGTTCACAATGTTAAG ATCTTCCTTTTCCAGCTGTTGCGGGGTCTGGCTTACTGCCACAGAAGGAAGGTCCTTCACAGAGACCTCAAACCCCAGAACCTGCTCATCAATGAAAAGGGAGAGCTCAAACTGGCAGACTTTG GTCTGGCACGAGCCAAGTCTGTTCCTACAAAGACCTACTCAAATGAAGTTGTGACATTATGGTACCGACCACCAGATGTGCTTCTGGGCTCCACTGAATACTCCACACCTATCGACATGTG GGGTGTTGGCTGCATCTTTTATGAAATGATCACAGGCAGGCCTCTCTTTCCTGGATCGACCGTGGAAGACGAGCTTCACCTCATATTTCGCATCCTTG GTACTCCTACTGAAGAGACTTGGCCGGGTATCACTACTAGTGAAGAGTTTAAAACCTATAATTTCCCTCAGTATAAAGCAGAACCGCTGGTCAACCACGCACCCAG GATAGACAATGATGGTCACGACTTGCTTTCAATGCTCCTACAG TTTGAAGCTAAGAAGCGCGTATCAGCAGAGGATGCTCTCAGACATTCGTATTTCCGAAGTCTTGGGGAGCAGGTTCAGACACTGGCTGACA ctgCATCCATCTTCTCTGTAAAAGGCGTTCAGCTTCAGAGAGACCCAGGGAAGAGATCTTCAGTTTACCCTGAGTCAT CGATGGCCCATAAGCTAGGCTCCGCCCCCTCGCAGTACTTCCAGAGAGAGGCAGCCAATCCCAGGGCTCAGAGTCACACTCTCTCCTCCACTTCCACTGGCTGA
- the LOC115422371 gene encoding cyclin-dependent kinase 17-like isoform X5 yields MDRMKIIKRRLSMSLRSARPVDDSLSELAEQMALDEPSAARDNGIVHENVKMGSDGESDQASGTSSDEVQSPVRVRMRNNHHRRISNEDINKRLSLPADIRLPEGYLEKFAMNSPPFDKPMSRRLRRASLSEIGFGKLETYIKLDKLGEGTYATVFKGRSKLTDNLVALKEIRLEHEEGAPCTAIREVSLLKDLKHANIVTLHDIIHTDKCLTLVFEYLEKDLKQYMDDCGSIMSVHNVKIFLFQLLRGLAYCHRRKVLHRDLKPQNLLINEKGELKLADFGLARAKSVPTKTYSNEVVTLWYRPPDVLLGSTEYSTPIDMWGVGCIFYEMITGRPLFPGSTVEDELHLIFRILGTPTEETWPGITTSEEFKTYNFPQYKAEPLVNHAPRIDNDGHDLLSMLLQFEAKKRVSAEDALRHSYFRSLGEQVQTLADTASIFSVKGVQLQRDPGKRSSVYPESSQGKSRRQSVLF; encoded by the exons ATGGACAGGATGAAGATAATCAAGCGGCGCCTGTCCATGTCTTTACGCAGTGCTCGGCCTGTGGATGACTCTTTATCCGAACTGGCAGAACAGATGGCTTTGGATGAGCCGTCCGCAGCCAGGGACAATG GTATCGTCCATGAGAATGTGAAGATGGGTTCAGATGGGGAGAGCGACCAGGCATCGGGAACGTCATCCGATGAAGTCCAGAGTCCAGTCAGGGTCCGAATGAGGAACAATCACCACCGGCGCATCTCTAATGAG GACATAAACAAACGTTTGTCACTCCCAGCTGATATCAGGCTACCGGAGGGCTATTTAGAGAAGTTTGCCATGAACAGTCCACCCTTTGACAAACCGATGAGCCGCAGGCTACGACGCGCTTCATTG TCTGAAATTGGCTTCGGAAAACTCGAGACCTACATCAAACTCGACAAACTGGGGGAG GGCACCTATGCGACAGTGTTTAAGGGTCGAAGCAAGTTAACAGACAACTTAGTGGCTCTGAAGGAGATTCGACTGGAGCATGAGGAGGGCGCACCCTGCACAGCGATCAGAGAAG TGTCTCTACTGAAAGACTTGAAGCACGCCAATATTGTCACCCTCCATGACATTATCCACACTGACAAGTGCCTCACACTCGTTTTTGAGTACCTG GAAAAAGACCTGAAGCAGTATATGGATGACTGTGGAAGCATTATGAGTGTTCACAATGTTAAG ATCTTCCTTTTCCAGCTGTTGCGGGGTCTGGCTTACTGCCACAGAAGGAAGGTCCTTCACAGAGACCTCAAACCCCAGAACCTGCTCATCAATGAAAAGGGAGAGCTCAAACTGGCAGACTTTG GTCTGGCACGAGCCAAGTCTGTTCCTACAAAGACCTACTCAAATGAAGTTGTGACATTATGGTACCGACCACCAGATGTGCTTCTGGGCTCCACTGAATACTCCACACCTATCGACATGTG GGGTGTTGGCTGCATCTTTTATGAAATGATCACAGGCAGGCCTCTCTTTCCTGGATCGACCGTGGAAGACGAGCTTCACCTCATATTTCGCATCCTTG GTACTCCTACTGAAGAGACTTGGCCGGGTATCACTACTAGTGAAGAGTTTAAAACCTATAATTTCCCTCAGTATAAAGCAGAACCGCTGGTCAACCACGCACCCAG GATAGACAATGATGGTCACGACTTGCTTTCAATGCTCCTACAG TTTGAAGCTAAGAAGCGCGTATCAGCAGAGGATGCTCTCAGACATTCGTATTTCCGAAGTCTTGGGGAGCAGGTTCAGACACTGGCTGACA ctgCATCCATCTTCTCTGTAAAAGGCGTTCAGCTTCAGAGAGACCCAGGGAAGAGATCTTCAGTTTACCCTGAGTCAT
- the LOC115422371 gene encoding cyclin-dependent kinase 16-like isoform X3 yields the protein MDAPGNPQACLARAPRVGDSRMGEVRMGDGMRMGDRDTPLRLSPFRMLRVLDTCRPPGNRIGIVHENVKMGSDGESDQASGTSSDEVQSPVRVRMRNNHHRRISNEDINKRLSLPADIRLPEGYLEKFAMNSPPFDKPMSRRLRRASLSEIGFGKLETYIKLDKLGEGTYATVFKGRSKLTDNLVALKEIRLEHEEGAPCTAIREVSLLKDLKHANIVTLHDIIHTDKCLTLVFEYLEKDLKQYMDDCGSIMSVHNVKIFLFQLLRGLAYCHRRKVLHRDLKPQNLLINEKGELKLADFGLARAKSVPTKTYSNEVVTLWYRPPDVLLGSTEYSTPIDMWGVGCIFYEMITGRPLFPGSTVEDELHLIFRILGTPTEETWPGITTSEEFKTYNFPQYKAEPLVNHAPRIDNDGHDLLSMLLQFEAKKRVSAEDALRHSYFRSLGEQVQTLADTASIFSVKGVQLQRDPGKRSSVYPESSMAHKLGSAPSQYFQREAANPRAQSHTLSSTSTG from the exons ATGGATGCGCCAGGAAACCCCCAGGCGTGCTTAGCTCGTGCTCCTAGGGTAGGAGACTCCAGAATGGGGGAGGTTAGAATGGGAGACGGGATGCGAATGGGAGACAGAGACACCCCGTTGAGGCTGTCACCTTTCCGTATGCTTAGAGTGTTGGACACATGCCGTCCTCCTGGAAACCGTATTG GTATCGTCCATGAGAATGTGAAGATGGGTTCAGATGGGGAGAGCGACCAGGCATCGGGAACGTCATCCGATGAAGTCCAGAGTCCAGTCAGGGTCCGAATGAGGAACAATCACCACCGGCGCATCTCTAATGAG GACATAAACAAACGTTTGTCACTCCCAGCTGATATCAGGCTACCGGAGGGCTATTTAGAGAAGTTTGCCATGAACAGTCCACCCTTTGACAAACCGATGAGCCGCAGGCTACGACGCGCTTCATTG TCTGAAATTGGCTTCGGAAAACTCGAGACCTACATCAAACTCGACAAACTGGGGGAG GGCACCTATGCGACAGTGTTTAAGGGTCGAAGCAAGTTAACAGACAACTTAGTGGCTCTGAAGGAGATTCGACTGGAGCATGAGGAGGGCGCACCCTGCACAGCGATCAGAGAAG TGTCTCTACTGAAAGACTTGAAGCACGCCAATATTGTCACCCTCCATGACATTATCCACACTGACAAGTGCCTCACACTCGTTTTTGAGTACCTG GAAAAAGACCTGAAGCAGTATATGGATGACTGTGGAAGCATTATGAGTGTTCACAATGTTAAG ATCTTCCTTTTCCAGCTGTTGCGGGGTCTGGCTTACTGCCACAGAAGGAAGGTCCTTCACAGAGACCTCAAACCCCAGAACCTGCTCATCAATGAAAAGGGAGAGCTCAAACTGGCAGACTTTG GTCTGGCACGAGCCAAGTCTGTTCCTACAAAGACCTACTCAAATGAAGTTGTGACATTATGGTACCGACCACCAGATGTGCTTCTGGGCTCCACTGAATACTCCACACCTATCGACATGTG GGGTGTTGGCTGCATCTTTTATGAAATGATCACAGGCAGGCCTCTCTTTCCTGGATCGACCGTGGAAGACGAGCTTCACCTCATATTTCGCATCCTTG GTACTCCTACTGAAGAGACTTGGCCGGGTATCACTACTAGTGAAGAGTTTAAAACCTATAATTTCCCTCAGTATAAAGCAGAACCGCTGGTCAACCACGCACCCAG GATAGACAATGATGGTCACGACTTGCTTTCAATGCTCCTACAG TTTGAAGCTAAGAAGCGCGTATCAGCAGAGGATGCTCTCAGACATTCGTATTTCCGAAGTCTTGGGGAGCAGGTTCAGACACTGGCTGACA ctgCATCCATCTTCTCTGTAAAAGGCGTTCAGCTTCAGAGAGACCCAGGGAAGAGATCTTCAGTTTACCCTGAGTCAT CGATGGCCCATAAGCTAGGCTCCGCCCCCTCGCAGTACTTCCAGAGAGAGGCAGCCAATCCCAGGGCTCAGAGTCACACTCTCTCCTCCACTTCCACTGGCTGA